One Cupriavidus oxalaticus genomic region harbors:
- a CDS encoding oxygenase MpaB family protein → MSSHTDPADPAASRPAQRERSAPGPMARVRAHAGAHVRALTRSNSGLTLDYDNPPGDPGLFGPDAVCWRVHADFPAMLAGGVSALLLQTLHPLALAGVWDHSSFRTDMQGRLGRTAQFIAGTTYGSRDDAMALIGRVRRIHAGVTGVAPDGRRYAATDPALLTWVHVAEVSSFMAGYLRYVGPLGEADQDRYYDEVARIALLLGAADVPRSRAAVAAYLEAMRPQLQASERTREVVRLVRRMPVANPLLQPAVRIMADAGIALLPPWARQQLDLDEPLLRRSATRAGMGVLAPALRWALGAGLAARARRRVARGKDVAGAAG, encoded by the coding sequence TTGTCCAGCCACACCGATCCCGCCGATCCCGCGGCCTCCCGCCCCGCCCAGCGCGAACGCAGCGCGCCTGGACCGATGGCCCGGGTGCGCGCGCACGCCGGCGCGCACGTGCGCGCGCTGACCCGCAGCAATTCCGGCCTCACCCTCGACTATGACAACCCGCCCGGCGACCCCGGCCTGTTCGGCCCCGACGCGGTCTGCTGGCGCGTGCATGCGGACTTCCCGGCCATGCTGGCCGGCGGCGTCAGCGCGCTGCTGCTGCAGACGCTGCATCCGCTGGCGCTGGCCGGCGTATGGGACCACTCCAGCTTTCGCACCGACATGCAGGGCCGGCTCGGCCGCACTGCGCAGTTCATTGCCGGCACCACCTACGGCAGCCGCGACGATGCCATGGCACTGATCGGGCGCGTGCGGCGCATCCATGCCGGCGTCACCGGCGTGGCGCCGGACGGGCGGCGTTATGCGGCGACGGATCCGGCGCTGCTGACGTGGGTGCATGTGGCCGAGGTGTCGAGCTTCATGGCGGGCTACCTGCGCTATGTCGGGCCGCTGGGCGAAGCCGACCAGGACCGCTATTACGACGAGGTCGCGCGCATCGCGCTGCTGCTCGGCGCGGCCGACGTGCCGCGCTCGCGCGCCGCGGTGGCGGCCTACCTGGAGGCGATGCGGCCCCAGCTGCAGGCCAGCGAGCGCACCCGTGAAGTGGTGCGGCTGGTGCGCAGGATGCCCGTGGCCAACCCGCTGCTGCAACCGGCGGTGCGGATCATGGCCGATGCCGGCATTGCCTTGCTGCCACCGTGGGCGCGGCAGCAGCTGGACCTCGACGAGCCTTTGCTGCGGCGCTCGGCCACGCGGGCCGGCATGGGCGTGCTGGCGCCGGCGCTGCGCTGGGCGCTGGGCGCGGGGCTGGCGGCCCGGGCACGGCGGCGCGTGGCCCGCGGCAAGGATGTGGCCGGGGCTGCGGGCTGA
- a CDS encoding BON domain-containing protein: MRFSRFSARSVKLACVAAALAAAAGGAQALDKSGLIFVAADNTPAAPVNSAPGMPGRPDPDRGASADMSADKAKQAVEDGAITTKIKTKLLTTKDLKSTRIHVKTKNGTVDVGGTVPSQQQRDLALDAIRSVEGVTSVNDNLKVSSR, encoded by the coding sequence ATGCGATTTTCCCGATTTTCCGCGCGCAGCGTGAAGCTGGCCTGCGTGGCCGCGGCGCTGGCGGCGGCTGCCGGCGGCGCGCAGGCGCTCGACAAGAGCGGCCTGATATTCGTCGCGGCCGACAACACGCCGGCGGCGCCGGTCAACTCCGCGCCAGGCATGCCTGGCCGGCCCGACCCGGATCGCGGCGCCAGTGCCGACATGAGCGCCGACAAGGCCAAGCAGGCCGTCGAGGATGGCGCCATCACCACCAAGATCAAGACCAAGCTGCTGACCACCAAGGATCTCAAGTCGACCAGGATCCACGTGAAGACGAAGAACGGCACGGTCGACGTGGGTGGCACGGTGCCAAGCCAGCAACAGCGGGACCTTGCGCTGGACGCGATCCGCAGTGTTGAAGGCGTGACGTCGGTAAACGACAACCTCAAGGTTTCTTCGCGCTGA
- a CDS encoding flagellin N-terminal helical domain-containing protein gives MAQVINTNSLSLMTQNNMNASQSQLNTAIQRLSSGLRINSAKDDAAGQAIANRFTANIKGLTQAQRNANDGISLAQTTEGSLNEINNNLQRVRELSVQAANGTNSPSDLESIQAEIKQRLDEIDRVSAQTQFNGVKVLAGDSKMTIQVGAKDGETISINLKEITSKTLGLGNLDISRKSLDLSTVATAATTTVTPASSGATESVTLSAVDTQVAGAYKVYVDDADADKLYVSADGTTYFDVTSYDSATGQVKFDSSTPLGAAPTATQAAAGQELSVGGGKTVNVDNVKAVDTNAATAPDIYIDQDGNFYVSQDNGATVLSATFDDTTGEVSYDGADWGSAAAPGAGVALSAAPVTTYEIPPVAVPAVTADLSGLDADKVGSSPSLHKVTNEDGSDGGYVVKGSQNGSDVYYKANVATDGTVTLGEQYNPDPLAAIDDALASVDELRSQLGAVQNRFESSITNLANTTTNLSAARSRIQDADYATEVSNMTRAQILQQAGTSVLAQANQTTQNVLSLLR, from the coding sequence ATGGCGCAAGTCATTAACACCAATTCGTTGTCTCTGATGACTCAGAACAACATGAACGCGTCGCAATCGCAGCTGAATACTGCGATTCAGCGTCTGTCGTCGGGTCTGCGCATCAACAGCGCCAAGGACGACGCGGCGGGTCAGGCCATCGCCAACCGCTTCACGGCCAACATCAAGGGCCTGACCCAGGCTCAGCGCAACGCCAACGACGGCATTTCGCTGGCTCAGACGACCGAAGGTTCGCTGAACGAAATCAACAACAACCTGCAACGCGTCCGTGAACTGTCCGTGCAGGCTGCCAATGGCACCAACTCGCCGAGCGACCTGGAATCGATCCAGGCTGAAATCAAGCAGCGCCTGGACGAAATCGACCGTGTGTCGGCCCAGACGCAATTCAACGGCGTGAAGGTGCTGGCCGGCGACAGCAAGATGACCATCCAAGTTGGCGCTAAGGACGGTGAAACCATTAGCATCAACCTGAAGGAAATCACCTCCAAGACCCTCGGCCTCGGCAACCTGGATATCTCGCGCAAGAGCCTGGATCTGTCGACCGTTGCAACGGCTGCCACGACCACGGTGACTCCTGCCTCGTCCGGCGCGACCGAGTCGGTGACGCTGTCGGCAGTGGACACGCAGGTGGCTGGCGCCTACAAAGTGTACGTGGATGATGCCGATGCCGACAAGCTCTATGTTTCGGCTGACGGCACCACGTACTTCGACGTGACCAGCTACGACTCCGCAACCGGCCAAGTCAAATTCGATAGCAGCACCCCACTGGGCGCTGCTCCGACGGCCACTCAAGCTGCTGCCGGCCAGGAACTCTCGGTTGGTGGCGGCAAGACGGTCAACGTCGACAACGTGAAGGCCGTGGATACCAACGCTGCGACGGCTCCGGACATCTACATCGACCAGGACGGCAACTTCTATGTCTCGCAGGACAACGGCGCGACTGTCCTGTCGGCCACGTTCGACGACACCACCGGCGAAGTATCGTATGACGGCGCGGACTGGGGTAGCGCCGCTGCACCGGGCGCTGGCGTAGCTCTGTCAGCCGCTCCAGTGACGACCTATGAAATTCCGCCGGTCGCAGTGCCCGCAGTGACCGCTGACCTGTCCGGCCTGGACGCCGATAAGGTCGGCAGCTCGCCCTCGCTGCACAAGGTCACCAACGAGGATGGGTCGGACGGCGGCTATGTAGTCAAGGGGTCCCAGAACGGCTCGGATGTTTACTACAAGGCTAACGTTGCGACCGACGGCACGGTCACGCTGGGCGAGCAGTACAACCCGGACCCGCTGGCCGCGATCGACGACGCCCTGGCAAGCGTGGACGAGCTGCGTAGCCAACTGGGTGCCGTGCAGAACCGCTTCGAGTCAAGCATCACCAACCTCGCCAACACGACCACCAACCTGTCGGCCGCACGCTCGCGTATCCAGGACGCAGACTACGCAACGGAAGTGTCGAACATGACCCGCGCGCAGATCCTGCAACAAGCTGGCACGTCGGTCCTGGCCCAGGCCAACCAGACCACGCAAAACGTGCTGTCGCTGCTGCGTTAA
- a CDS encoding hybrid sensor histidine kinase/response regulator, with protein MRPQAKPAPLILNVEDREGPRYVKSRILHRGEFSVIEAATGQSALALVRQHAPALVLLSSRLPDISGLEVCRLIKADPQIARTVVLLTSPGVAQARQRVEALNCGADGYLVEPAEPEEVLSSIQALLRLRGAEEAYHRTTQALHDNEDLFRQLAESLADVVWILDPAARRLLFVSPSFEALWGHSAENVMEDPRGCLDRLVPADRPRVEAALASMLSDGRMDIEFQMTRPDGQLREIRARAFPVNGASQAAARAGAGNTPPAPPAPPATPARPLRIAGICQDVTLQNRAGRTLRDEEQRKDQFLAMLAHELRNPLAPLRSAADMLQQLSPSREDMFRARDILARQLHHLTRLVDELLDISRFNQGRITLRQDLVELRAALNTAVEAVRPEIDAYRHTLRLSLPEQPLPVRGDLVRLTQIFSNLLHNAAAYTPTGGQIVVDATLDHDPAGQSAGNSAGGYVTVRVRDNGTGLSEALQRLLFDPLAPHDPAGEPAGQDRRAGNGNLDSRTAPRNTFPHDGPGIGLTLVQKLVMLHGGTIRADSPGPGQGSTFTVTLPVEPWHKWHPGTGKSAVHSGVPRRIMVVDDNADALEAMTMTLQTLGHTVVTALDGPTAVARATTARPEVVLLDLGMPAMDGFETARRLRALPEMRGATLVALTGFGQPEDRRRAMEAGFDQHLVKPADLDALTRLLDTLGENHG; from the coding sequence ATGCGCCCGCAAGCCAAGCCCGCCCCGCTGATCCTCAACGTCGAGGACCGCGAAGGCCCGCGCTACGTCAAGAGCCGCATCCTGCATCGCGGCGAGTTCTCCGTGATCGAGGCGGCCACCGGCCAGTCGGCGCTGGCGCTAGTGCGCCAGCATGCGCCGGCGCTGGTGCTGCTGTCCTCGCGCCTGCCCGATATCAGTGGGCTGGAGGTGTGCCGGCTGATCAAGGCCGACCCGCAGATCGCGCGCACCGTGGTGCTGCTGACCTCGCCCGGCGTGGCCCAGGCGCGCCAGCGGGTCGAGGCGCTGAATTGCGGCGCCGACGGCTACCTGGTCGAGCCTGCCGAGCCCGAGGAGGTCCTGTCGAGCATCCAGGCGCTGCTGCGGCTGCGCGGCGCGGAAGAGGCCTACCACCGCACCACGCAGGCACTGCACGACAACGAGGACCTGTTCCGCCAGCTGGCGGAGTCGCTGGCCGACGTGGTCTGGATCCTCGATCCCGCCGCCCGGCGGCTGCTGTTCGTCAGCCCTTCATTCGAGGCGCTGTGGGGCCATTCGGCGGAAAACGTGATGGAAGACCCGCGTGGGTGCCTGGACCGGCTGGTCCCGGCCGACCGCCCGCGCGTCGAGGCCGCCCTCGCCAGCATGCTGAGCGACGGCCGCATGGATATCGAATTCCAGATGACGCGGCCGGACGGCCAGCTGCGCGAGATCCGCGCGCGCGCCTTCCCCGTGAACGGCGCGAGTCAGGCAGCCGCGCGCGCCGGTGCCGGCAATACCCCGCCTGCCCCGCCTGCCCCGCCTGCCACGCCTGCCCGGCCGCTGCGCATTGCCGGCATCTGCCAGGACGTGACGCTGCAGAACCGTGCGGGACGCACGCTGCGCGATGAGGAGCAGCGCAAGGACCAGTTCCTGGCCATGCTCGCGCATGAGTTGCGCAACCCGCTCGCACCGCTGCGCAGCGCCGCCGACATGCTGCAGCAGCTGTCACCCTCGCGCGAGGACATGTTCCGCGCGCGCGACATCCTCGCCCGCCAGCTGCACCACCTGACCCGGCTGGTCGACGAGCTGCTCGATATCTCGCGCTTCAACCAGGGCCGCATCACGCTGCGCCAGGACCTGGTGGAATTGCGCGCCGCGCTCAATACCGCGGTCGAAGCCGTGCGGCCGGAGATCGACGCCTACCGCCACACGCTGCGCCTGTCGCTGCCCGAGCAACCGCTGCCGGTGCGCGGCGACCTGGTGCGGCTCACGCAGATCTTCAGCAACCTGCTGCACAACGCCGCCGCCTACACGCCCACGGGCGGCCAGATCGTGGTCGACGCCACGCTCGACCACGATCCGGCCGGCCAGTCTGCCGGCAATTCCGCCGGCGGCTACGTCACGGTGCGTGTGCGCGACAACGGCACCGGACTGTCCGAGGCGCTGCAGCGGCTGCTGTTCGACCCGCTGGCCCCGCACGATCCCGCCGGTGAGCCTGCCGGCCAAGACCGTCGCGCCGGCAACGGCAACCTCGACAGCCGCACGGCGCCGCGCAACACCTTCCCGCACGACGGGCCCGGCATCGGCCTGACGCTGGTGCAGAAGCTGGTCATGCTGCATGGCGGCACGATCCGCGCCGACAGTCCCGGCCCTGGCCAGGGCAGCACTTTCACCGTCACGCTGCCGGTCGAGCCGTGGCACAAGTGGCACCCCGGCACCGGCAAGTCCGCGGTGCACAGCGGCGTGCCGCGGCGGATCATGGTGGTGGACGACAACGCCGACGCGCTCGAAGCCATGACCATGACGCTGCAGACCCTGGGCCACACCGTGGTGACCGCGCTGGACGGGCCCACTGCCGTCGCCCGCGCAACCACCGCGCGTCCGGAGGTAGTGCTGCTGGATCTCGGCATGCCCGCCATGGACGGCTTCGAGACCGCGCGCCGGCTGCGCGCGCTGCCCGAGATGCGCGGCGCCACGCTGGTCGCCCTGACCGGCTTCGGCCAGCCCGAGGACCGCCGGCGCGCCATGGAAGCGGGCTTCGACCAGCACCTGGTCAAGCCCGCCGACCTGGACGCGCTGACCCGCCTGCTCGACACGCTCGGCGAGAACCATGGTTAG
- a CDS encoding RNA chaperone Hfq — MKKKETRPKRSSRKELQYQQLVAQSANRAPVVVHLSNGTRLQGVVLATDNYMLLLGRQLDDPQPTLVYKQAICLVTPLDTPAVGIDPAIAAEFVPIYIPRTRKRR; from the coding sequence GTGAAGAAGAAGGAAACCCGGCCCAAACGCTCCAGCCGAAAAGAACTGCAGTACCAGCAGCTTGTCGCCCAATCGGCCAACCGCGCGCCGGTGGTTGTCCATTTGTCCAATGGAACGCGCCTGCAGGGGGTGGTTCTGGCAACGGACAACTATATGCTGCTGCTCGGTCGGCAACTGGACGATCCGCAGCCGACGCTTGTCTACAAGCAGGCGATTTGTTTGGTGACGCCGCTGGACACGCCGGCGGTCGGGATCGACCCGGCGATTGCGGCGGAATTCGTGCCGATCTATATACCGCGGACGCGCAAGCGGCGCTGA
- a CDS encoding methyl-accepting chemotaxis protein has protein sequence MAWFRNIGIGVRLSLAFSVVVVLLVGIALSGVFALGGMNQAMRMTVEGRLLKVLDLNRVKEDALAVGIMVRDATLTEDPAMAAQNAGRIQALRESMQETLAAMGKVMEASGRPDLQKRFAELEVARHAYDGQLDMVLRQVGAGEFAGARAGLVVTLPAAQGPYFEQLDGLVAMGRAGAVAAVRESDARYAWTRNMLLGMAAAAVALAALLGWAITRSVTRPVRQALQAAEALATGNLRYRVAVRSRDETGRMLAALERAFRHLSGLVQGIQRASGSIEGATREISRGNADLSVRTGQQAASLQQTAASMEQLTSTVRQNADNARQASQLALNASEVASEGGRAVREMVQTMETISRSSSQVAEITGVIEGIAFQTNILALNAAVEAARAGEQGRGFAVVAAEVRSLAQRSSAAAKEIAGLIGGSVQQVQEGARQAEQAGRTMDDIVGAVGRVTHIIGEITAASAEQTTGIEQVSLAVTQMEGVTQQNAALVEQAAAAAQSLLHQADGLVSEVGRFEVEGQGAPATETVMPVARPAPRATPVVPRTSAGAKRKAGPARATAPVNEPANRSSAPVVVPTVTSTPPRPPRAPAAAPRQPAVPAAARAPIERKPQKSVLPTRPPTRTPALPTHQRPAVTHRRQEPVLPAAPRRRAAQPAMTDGGDWETF, from the coding sequence ATGGCATGGTTTCGCAACATTGGCATCGGGGTCCGGCTTTCCCTGGCCTTTTCGGTGGTGGTGGTGCTGCTGGTGGGCATTGCCTTGTCGGGCGTCTTTGCGCTGGGCGGCATGAACCAGGCGATGCGCATGACCGTGGAAGGCCGCCTGCTGAAGGTGCTGGACCTGAACCGGGTCAAGGAGGACGCGCTGGCGGTCGGCATCATGGTGCGCGATGCCACCCTGACCGAAGACCCCGCCATGGCGGCGCAGAATGCCGGGCGCATCCAGGCGCTGCGCGAGTCGATGCAGGAAACGCTGGCGGCGATGGGCAAGGTGATGGAGGCTTCCGGCCGGCCGGACCTGCAGAAGCGCTTTGCCGAGCTGGAGGTGGCGCGGCACGCGTATGACGGCCAGCTCGACATGGTGCTGCGCCAGGTCGGCGCCGGTGAATTCGCCGGCGCGCGGGCGGGGCTGGTGGTGACGCTGCCGGCGGCGCAGGGGCCGTATTTCGAGCAGCTCGATGGCCTCGTGGCGATGGGGCGGGCCGGCGCGGTCGCGGCGGTCAGGGAATCGGACGCGCGCTATGCCTGGACCCGCAACATGCTGCTGGGCATGGCCGCCGCGGCAGTGGCGCTGGCAGCGTTGCTGGGGTGGGCGATCACGCGTTCGGTGACGCGCCCGGTGCGGCAGGCGCTGCAGGCCGCCGAGGCACTGGCGACCGGCAACCTGCGCTACCGCGTGGCGGTGCGCAGCCGCGATGAGACCGGGCGCATGCTGGCCGCGCTGGAACGCGCCTTCCGCCACCTGTCGGGCCTGGTGCAGGGGATCCAGCGCGCCTCGGGCTCGATCGAGGGCGCGACGCGCGAGATCTCGCGCGGCAATGCCGACCTGTCGGTGCGCACCGGCCAGCAGGCGGCGTCGCTGCAGCAGACCGCGGCGTCGATGGAGCAGTTGACCTCGACCGTGCGCCAGAACGCCGACAATGCGCGCCAGGCCAGCCAGCTGGCGCTGAATGCGTCGGAGGTCGCTTCCGAGGGTGGCCGCGCCGTGCGCGAGATGGTGCAGACCATGGAGACCATCTCGCGGTCGTCGTCGCAGGTGGCCGAGATCACCGGCGTGATCGAGGGCATCGCCTTCCAGACCAATATCCTGGCGCTCAACGCCGCGGTGGAGGCCGCGCGCGCGGGCGAGCAGGGGCGCGGCTTTGCCGTGGTCGCGGCGGAGGTGCGCAGCCTGGCGCAGCGTTCCTCGGCCGCCGCCAAGGAGATTGCCGGGCTGATCGGCGGCTCGGTGCAGCAGGTGCAGGAAGGGGCGCGCCAGGCCGAGCAGGCCGGGCGCACCATGGACGATATCGTCGGGGCCGTCGGGCGCGTGACGCATATCATCGGCGAGATCACGGCGGCCAGCGCCGAGCAGACCACCGGCATCGAGCAGGTCAGCCTGGCGGTGACGCAGATGGAAGGGGTGACGCAGCAGAACGCGGCGCTGGTCGAGCAGGCCGCCGCCGCGGCGCAGAGCCTGCTGCACCAGGCCGACGGGCTGGTGTCTGAAGTGGGGCGGTTCGAAGTGGAGGGGCAAGGGGCGCCGGCGACCGAAACGGTGATGCCCGTCGCTCGGCCGGCACCTCGTGCCACGCCGGTAGTCCCGCGCACTTCGGCCGGGGCGAAGCGCAAGGCGGGGCCGGCGCGCGCCACGGCGCCCGTCAACGAGCCAGCCAACCGGTCTTCCGCGCCAGTTGTTGTGCCCACCGTCACATCCACGCCGCCGCGCCCGCCCCGCGCCCCTGCCGCGGCCCCGCGTCAGCCCGCGGTGCCGGCCGCGGCGCGCGCGCCGATCGAGCGCAAGCCGCAGAAGTCCGTGCTGCCGACCCGCCCGCCGACCCGCACGCCGGCCCTGCCGACGCACCAGCGCCCGGCCGTCACGCACCGCCGCCAGGAGCCGGTGCTGCCGGCCGCGCCGCGCCGCCGCGCAGCGCAGCCGGCCATGACCGATGGCGGCGACTGGGAGACGTTCTGA
- the ku gene encoding non-homologous end joining protein Ku, with protein MSRIIWKGAITFGLVNIPVVLRPASRSQTLDLDLLDVRDMAPVGYQRINKSTGKPIDKEHIVKGYQYAKDEYVLLNDEDFRQANVEATQTVDIVSFVDAESIPPYYFDTPYYLEPDKRGDRGYALLHATMRRTGRAALALVVLRNRQHLAAMLVHGDALVLNTMRFADEVLPISELRVPKASSAKGSGAHAREIEMATRLVEDMTEDWNPEQYRDTYRDDMMARIEAKIESGKTHQLTQPTEDEEAPQRGAKVIDMVALLRKSLGERGKDDEGKGRRRAKPAEEAEAAEETEADDGRASESRGRRKTPARHAAAKKTPPKQPPKRTTAKRTTAAKHAPAKAPAKSPATARKSAGTTRRKAA; from the coding sequence GTGTCCCGCATCATCTGGAAAGGCGCCATTACCTTTGGCCTCGTCAATATCCCGGTCGTCCTGCGGCCGGCGTCGCGCAGCCAGACTCTCGACCTCGACCTGCTAGACGTGCGCGACATGGCCCCGGTGGGCTACCAGCGCATCAACAAGAGCACCGGCAAGCCGATCGACAAGGAGCACATCGTCAAGGGCTACCAGTACGCCAAGGACGAGTACGTGCTGCTGAACGACGAGGATTTCCGCCAGGCCAACGTCGAAGCCACGCAGACGGTCGACATCGTCAGCTTTGTCGACGCGGAAAGCATTCCGCCTTATTACTTCGACACGCCCTACTACCTCGAGCCGGACAAGCGCGGCGACCGCGGCTATGCGCTGCTGCATGCGACGATGCGGCGCACCGGCCGCGCCGCGCTGGCGCTGGTGGTGCTGCGCAATCGCCAGCACCTGGCGGCAATGCTGGTCCACGGCGACGCGCTCGTGCTCAACACCATGCGCTTTGCCGACGAAGTGCTGCCGATCTCCGAGCTGCGCGTGCCGAAGGCCTCGAGCGCCAAGGGCAGCGGCGCCCATGCGCGCGAGATCGAGATGGCAACCCGGCTGGTCGAGGACATGACCGAGGACTGGAATCCGGAGCAGTACCGGGACACCTATCGCGACGACATGATGGCGCGCATCGAGGCGAAGATCGAGTCCGGCAAGACACACCAGCTGACCCAGCCCACCGAGGACGAGGAAGCACCGCAGCGCGGCGCCAAGGTCATCGACATGGTGGCGCTGCTGCGCAAGAGCCTGGGCGAGCGCGGCAAGGACGATGAAGGCAAGGGCCGGCGCCGCGCGAAGCCGGCGGAGGAAGCCGAAGCGGCGGAGGAGACCGAAGCCGACGACGGCCGCGCCAGCGAGAGCCGCGGCCGCCGCAAGACACCTGCACGCCATGCCGCGGCGAAGAAAACGCCGCCAAAGCAGCCGCCAAAGCGCACTACGGCCAAGCGCACCACCGCCGCCAAGCATGCGCCGGCCAAGGCCCCCGCGAAGTCCCCTGCCACGGCGCGCAAGAGCGCGGGCACGACACGCCGCAAAGCGGCCTAG